One Echinicola strongylocentroti DNA window includes the following coding sequences:
- a CDS encoding hybrid sensor histidine kinase/response regulator transcription factor encodes MRSFIKTAPLLLVCCAGILLQGFGQSQDYYFEHITMEEGLSGSTVFSILQDQQGFMWFGTKNGLNRYDGHNFKVFSPEARSGSGLGDNFIYGLFEDSRETIWVGTAHGLYTYNSSTEQFRHFDKVSNQGNQIDGTVGEITEDLDGNIYFAVNSRGLFRYNLKSDSLFQHQEISQTNVSVHDNNTTNVLVDEKGEVWVANSRLGVHKFLPESGKFQQYLSHPEVIKAAVLQMEDHGSNILLGTKDLGVWVMDKNSREVTPLLTKAPNGKNLFIRDLCKISDNELWIATESGLFIYDLEKNKFNHFTENLNDPYSISDNAVYCIERDIEGGMWVGTYFGGLNFLPNHPTKFKKHYPIPNSNTISGQRVREFEEGKNGTIWIGTEDAGLNHYDPKSDMYTVYLPNSSPESLSYHNVHGLARKDDELWVGTVTFAIGLNRINLNTNKIENFRIHSELNTPDDNEMHSLLVDNNKQVWLGTVVGLLKLNEEDNTVNFVNEIGNRFIYDMIEDHEGNLWLGTYSNGLIRYNPETGNIKTFRPDPNNPNSLPHNSIINIYEDSQNRIWIATEGGGFCIYNEKSDDFTVFNTDNGFPSNSIYKILEDISGHLWITCNRGLLEFNPQTTEYRLFTKDNGLMPYSFNYKSGYRAKDGTLYFGCLNGFISFDPREFEPYEYDPPVVITGIQVFNTPVPIGGEDPVLNASITKTSAITLNHNQSSLSFDFAALSYTASDALPYAYKMEGFDKNWTYLPQNQRINYSYLPPGDYTLKVKTADIFGEWSNREATLHITILPPFWKTNWAYILYAVLIILMMFLILKFYKDRIHRRQAAAFKRLEDEKQREVYQSKIEFFTNITHEIRTPLTLIKGPLESILKKEDSISPTVKESLWIMNKNTNRLIELSNELLDFRKTEKKGFTLNFTRSEIGKLLEGIYIRFKGSAEQQYINFHFIKREEPFFADIDREAFTKIISNLLSNAIKNAESTAQLEMVISLADAHFKVIVSNDGNLLSPENREKIFEPFFQVGGEPNKHNASGTGLGLPLARSLAEMHDGTLQVDPGNPKGRNTFILELPVKQKNTIKITASPIEDRDVDEQKKVQKQPKPSSSKGAVLIVEDNKELQKFIYDQLKEAYHIYRAENGQEGLQQLKEKPIDLVISDVMMPVMDGFTFCDILKSDVNFSHIPVIMLTAKNTLQSKIEGMEMGADVYLEKPFSMDHLSLQIKNLLHYRDQVRQAFANQPMVNVETIAHTRADEEFLFQANEAILENLDNESFGVNELADILCMSQSSLLRKIKGVSKMTPNGYIRLVRLKKAAEMLQKGHYTVTEISEKVGFNSPSYFSKCFQKQFGELPKDFSKGADTL; translated from the coding sequence ATGCGATCATTTATCAAAACTGCTCCACTATTACTAGTATGTTGTGCAGGAATCCTCCTGCAAGGTTTTGGCCAAAGCCAAGACTATTATTTTGAGCACATCACCATGGAGGAGGGGCTTTCGGGAAGTACTGTTTTTTCCATCCTTCAAGACCAGCAGGGCTTCATGTGGTTTGGTACCAAAAATGGACTCAACCGTTACGATGGGCATAATTTTAAGGTTTTCAGTCCAGAAGCCAGGAGTGGATCAGGTCTAGGAGACAACTTTATCTATGGACTGTTTGAGGATAGTCGGGAAACCATCTGGGTGGGAACTGCGCACGGCTTGTACACCTATAATTCATCTACAGAACAATTTCGTCATTTCGATAAAGTATCAAATCAGGGAAATCAGATTGACGGGACAGTGGGTGAAATAACCGAAGACCTTGACGGTAATATCTACTTTGCTGTCAACAGCAGAGGGCTCTTTCGGTATAACCTGAAAAGCGATTCCCTCTTCCAGCATCAAGAAATCAGTCAAACCAATGTCAGCGTCCATGACAATAATACCACTAATGTTTTGGTAGATGAAAAAGGAGAAGTATGGGTAGCCAATTCAAGGCTCGGTGTCCATAAATTCCTTCCTGAATCCGGAAAATTCCAACAATACCTTTCCCATCCTGAGGTGATAAAAGCCGCCGTGCTACAAATGGAAGACCACGGCAGCAATATACTACTGGGCACCAAGGACCTAGGCGTTTGGGTAATGGATAAAAACAGCAGGGAAGTTACTCCCTTACTTACCAAAGCTCCTAATGGAAAGAACCTCTTCATTAGAGATCTCTGCAAAATTTCCGATAATGAACTGTGGATCGCTACGGAGTCAGGCCTTTTCATCTATGACCTCGAAAAAAATAAATTCAACCATTTTACGGAAAACCTGAACGACCCCTACTCCATTTCCGACAATGCCGTCTACTGCATCGAACGGGATATAGAAGGAGGAATGTGGGTAGGCACTTATTTTGGAGGATTGAATTTTCTCCCCAACCATCCCACCAAGTTCAAAAAACACTACCCCATCCCCAACTCCAACACCATCAGTGGACAGCGTGTCAGGGAGTTTGAAGAAGGCAAAAACGGCACCATTTGGATAGGCACCGAAGATGCAGGACTAAACCACTACGATCCCAAATCAGACATGTATACCGTCTATCTTCCCAACAGCTCACCTGAAAGTCTTTCTTACCACAATGTTCATGGACTGGCAAGAAAAGATGATGAGCTTTGGGTAGGTACCGTGACGTTTGCGATCGGACTAAACCGCATCAACCTCAACACCAACAAGATCGAAAACTTTCGAATCCATAGCGAACTTAACACACCTGATGACAATGAAATGCACAGTCTCCTTGTAGACAACAACAAACAAGTATGGCTAGGAACTGTGGTAGGGCTTTTGAAACTCAATGAAGAGGACAATACGGTGAATTTTGTCAATGAAATCGGAAACCGTTTCATATATGACATGATAGAAGATCATGAAGGCAACTTGTGGCTGGGCACCTATTCCAATGGACTGATTCGCTATAACCCTGAGACGGGCAACATAAAAACATTCCGGCCAGATCCAAACAACCCCAATTCCTTGCCACACAATTCTATCATCAATATTTACGAGGATAGTCAAAACAGGATTTGGATCGCCACGGAAGGAGGCGGATTTTGTATTTACAATGAAAAAAGCGATGACTTCACGGTTTTTAACACCGATAATGGTTTTCCTTCCAATAGTATCTATAAAATTCTGGAAGATATCTCAGGTCACCTGTGGATCACCTGTAATCGCGGCCTCTTGGAATTTAACCCCCAGACTACCGAGTACCGACTATTTACCAAGGACAATGGCCTAATGCCCTACTCCTTCAACTATAAAAGCGGCTATCGGGCAAAAGACGGCACACTTTATTTTGGTTGCCTCAATGGTTTTATTTCCTTTGACCCGAGGGAATTTGAACCGTACGAGTATGATCCACCGGTAGTCATTACGGGTATCCAGGTCTTTAATACACCAGTGCCTATTGGTGGTGAAGATCCGGTTCTTAACGCATCTATTACCAAAACCTCAGCAATCACACTTAACCACAACCAATCTTCTTTGAGTTTTGATTTTGCAGCGCTAAGCTATACAGCATCGGATGCCCTACCCTATGCCTATAAAATGGAAGGCTTCGACAAAAACTGGACCTACCTCCCCCAAAACCAACGCATCAACTACTCCTATTTGCCCCCTGGTGATTATACCCTTAAAGTCAAAACAGCCGATATCTTTGGGGAGTGGAGCAATCGTGAAGCTACCTTGCACATCACCATACTTCCGCCTTTTTGGAAAACCAATTGGGCTTATATACTTTATGCGGTGTTGATTATTTTAATGATGTTCCTCATTTTAAAGTTCTACAAAGATCGTATCCATCGTCGACAAGCGGCAGCATTCAAGCGTCTGGAAGATGAAAAACAACGTGAAGTCTACCAATCAAAAATTGAATTCTTTACCAATATCACCCATGAAATCAGAACACCGCTAACCCTGATCAAAGGCCCTTTGGAAAGTATCCTGAAAAAGGAAGATTCCATCAGCCCCACAGTCAAAGAAAGCCTATGGATCATGAACAAAAACACCAATAGGCTGATCGAACTGAGCAATGAATTGTTAGACTTTAGAAAAACGGAAAAAAAGGGGTTTACCCTGAATTTTACCAGAAGTGAAATAGGAAAGTTACTGGAAGGTATTTATATCCGCTTCAAAGGCAGCGCCGAACAGCAGTACATCAACTTCCACTTTATAAAAAGAGAAGAGCCTTTCTTCGCGGATATCGACCGGGAGGCTTTCACCAAAATCATCAGCAACCTCCTCTCCAATGCCATCAAAAATGCAGAAAGCACCGCACAGCTGGAAATGGTCATTTCTCTCGCTGATGCCCATTTCAAAGTGATCGTAAGTAACGACGGCAACCTTTTAAGTCCAGAAAACCGAGAAAAAATCTTTGAGCCGTTTTTCCAAGTTGGAGGTGAGCCCAATAAGCACAACGCATCAGGCACAGGTCTAGGACTTCCCCTTGCAAGGTCTCTTGCCGAGATGCATGACGGCACACTGCAGGTAGACCCCGGCAACCCAAAAGGACGAAACACCTTTATACTGGAGCTCCCTGTCAAACAAAAAAACACCATAAAGATCACAGCCTCCCCTATAGAGGACCGTGATGTGGACGAACAGAAAAAAGTGCAAAAACAGCCCAAACCTTCCTCGTCAAAAGGGGCTGTTCTTATCGTGGAAGACAATAAGGAGCTACAAAAGTTCATATATGATCAGCTGAAAGAAGCATACCATATCTACCGAGCAGAAAACGGACAAGAAGGCCTCCAGCAGTTAAAAGAAAAACCGATCGACCTCGTCATTTCTGATGTGATGATGCCTGTCATGGATGGATTTACTTTCTGTGACATCCTCAAGTCCGATGTCAACTTCAGTCATATTCCTGTCATTATGCTGACGGCAAAAAACACCTTACAATCAAAAATAGAGGGCATGGAAATGGGTGCTGATGTGTACCTCGAAAAACCCTTCAGTATGGACCATTTGAGTTTACAGATCAAAAATCTACTCCATTATCGGGATCAGGTCCGCCAGGCCTTTGCCAATCAGCCAATGGTCAATGTGGAGACCATCGCCCATACCAGAGCAGATGAGGAATTCCTATTCCAAGCCAACGAAGCAATACTCGAAAACCTCGACAATGAAAGCTTTGGTGTCAATGAACTGGCAGATATCCTCTGCATGAGCCAATCCAGCCTACTACGCAAAATCAAAGGGGTTTCTAAAATGACGCCCAACGGTTACATCCGACTGGTAAGGCTGAAAAAAGCAGCAGAAATGCTCCAAAAGGGACACTATACCGTGACAGAAATCAGCGAAAAAGTAGGTTTCAACTCACCATCTTACTTCTCAAAATGCTTCCAAAAGCAATTTGGTGAACTGCCCAAGGATTTCAGTAAGGGCGCTGACACGCTTTGA
- a CDS encoding SusC/RagA family TonB-linked outer membrane protein: MKEQLQRSSSLIVILLCVLVFSAAAQSRQVVEGTVKEKDSGQPIPGVSILEKGTTNGTVTGIDGEFRLEVTGDNPVLRVSFIGYKTLETEIGNKSDFDLHLESELGDLEEVVVVGYGQQKKESITGSVANITSRDIEQVPTATVGGALAGKLPGLSFRQPDGRPGAGAQLRIRNLGNPLYVIDGIQKDETQFNNLAPGDIESISILKDASAAVYGSRAANGVVVVTTKRGSRGEEPQISINGYYGIQNWSRFPEGVNAYEWMLGRADADMNQFGSTNITRDELDKWQAGTEYGYRSFDWRDFIIQGNAPQSNISASVSGGSEKTNYYLAITRFDQKSVFSDEFEFNRTNLQSNITTDVTDRITVGLQLNGRLENRENPGVPGGDDYWQPRFALFRNRPTERPYANDNPNYPANINNIETNWALLNYDRTGYFTNYWKNFQTNFTAEYDIPVEGLKAKGLYSYYYADQYENTFEYTYDVFDYIPEDDEYIRTGGNDNPYRDRNQRKIEETVTQLQLNYDRVFAEDHKLAILGLYERIQRRDYRNFIHSVPTNNYLSLVQFADMDQYDDYDYEEARIGYVGRINYEYKGKYLLEVSGRYDASWKFAPDKRWGFFPSVSAGWRISDEAFMDNLSAKTNLDELKLRVSYGELGDDNINAGIDSSDPRYIGPFDYLKGYNYGVSTVILDGENVQGSRNTGQAIDNLSWYTSKMFDVGLDFSFGAGKITGTIDYFHRKREGLRDIRDDVFLPLELGYGLTDENLSSDATLGGDFGINYNGKVQDLTFRIGGTFGYARGKFLNSYNPAFSSSWNHYRNSGENRWNGIFWGYETIGQFQSQEQIDNYDVNIDGQGNGTLLPGDLIYKDVNQDGKIDGYDERPIGYSLEGTPSISYGLNMYFNYKNFDLTMDFSGGSLASYNQNWEMRWPYQNGGNLLAYMYDDRWHREDPYNLDSEWIPGENPPLRYNAGGHSNYNKNSTWWLTNVKYIRMRTASIGYTLPPKVLSKLKIERARVYFTTYNLFSIDNVHQFGIDPEVRDENGLQYPQNVNMNLGFNLTF; encoded by the coding sequence ATGAAAGAACAATTACAAAGAAGTAGCAGTTTGATTGTTATCCTGCTATGTGTTTTGGTGTTTTCTGCAGCTGCCCAATCGCGTCAGGTAGTAGAAGGCACCGTAAAAGAAAAAGACTCCGGGCAGCCCATACCCGGTGTCAGTATTCTGGAGAAGGGCACTACCAACGGTACTGTGACAGGTATTGATGGAGAATTTAGATTGGAAGTAACTGGTGACAATCCGGTGTTGCGTGTCAGCTTCATCGGTTATAAGACACTGGAAACTGAAATAGGAAACAAGAGTGACTTTGACCTTCATCTAGAGAGCGAGCTTGGTGACCTGGAAGAAGTGGTGGTGGTAGGTTATGGCCAGCAGAAGAAGGAATCGATTACAGGTTCTGTGGCCAATATCACCAGCCGTGACATCGAGCAGGTACCTACTGCCACGGTAGGAGGTGCCCTGGCGGGGAAGCTGCCGGGCCTTTCATTTCGCCAACCTGATGGACGACCGGGCGCTGGAGCACAGCTGAGAATTCGTAATCTCGGTAATCCACTATATGTAATAGACGGTATCCAGAAGGATGAGACACAGTTCAATAACCTGGCTCCAGGAGACATAGAGAGTATATCTATTCTTAAGGATGCTTCTGCTGCGGTATATGGTTCACGCGCTGCTAACGGTGTAGTGGTGGTCACCACTAAGAGAGGTAGCCGTGGAGAAGAGCCTCAGATCTCTATCAATGGTTATTACGGCATCCAGAACTGGTCCAGGTTCCCTGAAGGTGTAAATGCCTACGAATGGATGCTTGGTCGCGCAGATGCCGACATGAACCAGTTCGGAAGTACCAATATCACCCGTGATGAGCTGGACAAGTGGCAGGCTGGAACAGAGTATGGCTACCGTTCATTTGACTGGAGGGATTTTATCATCCAAGGTAACGCACCGCAAAGCAATATCAGCGCGAGTGTGTCCGGAGGATCCGAAAAGACCAATTATTACTTGGCCATTACACGGTTTGACCAAAAATCGGTGTTCAGTGATGAATTTGAATTTAACAGGACCAACCTGCAGTCGAATATCACTACGGACGTGACTGATCGTATTACGGTAGGACTCCAGTTGAATGGTCGATTGGAAAACAGGGAAAACCCAGGCGTACCGGGTGGCGATGATTACTGGCAGCCAAGGTTTGCATTGTTCAGAAACCGGCCTACAGAACGGCCATATGCCAATGATAATCCGAATTACCCAGCAAACATCAACAATATTGAGACCAATTGGGCATTGCTTAATTATGACCGGACTGGATATTTTACCAATTATTGGAAAAACTTTCAAACCAACTTCACTGCAGAATATGACATTCCGGTGGAAGGGTTGAAAGCAAAAGGACTCTATTCCTATTATTATGCTGATCAATATGAAAATACCTTCGAGTACACCTATGATGTATTTGATTATATCCCCGAGGACGATGAATATATCAGAACAGGTGGAAATGATAATCCTTACAGGGACAGGAACCAACGTAAAATTGAAGAAACGGTAACACAACTTCAATTGAATTATGACCGTGTATTTGCCGAAGATCATAAGCTGGCGATCCTTGGATTGTACGAGCGTATCCAAAGAAGGGACTATAGAAACTTTATCCATTCCGTACCTACTAATAACTACCTTTCTCTGGTCCAATTTGCAGATATGGACCAATATGATGATTACGATTATGAGGAAGCAAGGATCGGTTATGTAGGCCGTATCAATTATGAATACAAAGGAAAATACCTCTTGGAAGTTTCTGGAAGGTATGATGCATCATGGAAATTTGCCCCAGACAAACGATGGGGTTTCTTCCCGTCCGTTTCTGCCGGATGGAGGATCAGTGATGAAGCGTTCATGGATAACCTATCTGCCAAGACCAATTTGGACGAATTGAAGCTGAGGGTTTCCTATGGTGAGCTGGGGGATGACAATATCAATGCAGGGATTGATTCAAGCGATCCACGTTATATTGGGCCATTTGATTACCTGAAAGGTTATAATTATGGTGTATCCACCGTGATCTTGGATGGTGAGAATGTACAAGGCTCAAGAAATACCGGTCAGGCGATCGATAACCTATCCTGGTATACCAGTAAGATGTTCGATGTGGGATTGGATTTTTCCTTTGGCGCTGGAAAGATCACCGGTACGATAGACTATTTCCATAGAAAGCGAGAGGGGCTAAGGGATATCAGGGATGACGTATTCCTTCCGCTTGAATTGGGCTATGGATTGACAGACGAAAACCTTAGCAGTGACGCTACGCTAGGTGGGGATTTTGGTATCAACTATAACGGAAAAGTGCAGGACCTTACCTTCAGGATTGGCGGTACCTTCGGTTATGCCCGTGGTAAGTTCCTGAATTCCTATAATCCTGCGTTTAGCAGCAGCTGGAACCATTACCGCAACTCAGGAGAGAACAGGTGGAATGGGATTTTCTGGGGATATGAGACCATTGGTCAGTTCCAGTCCCAAGAGCAGATCGATAACTATGACGTAAATATCGATGGTCAAGGAAACGGCACCCTGTTGCCGGGAGACCTGATTTATAAGGATGTCAACCAAGATGGCAAAATCGATGGTTATGATGAAAGGCCCATTGGGTACAGCCTAGAAGGGACGCCTAGCATCAGCTATGGTCTAAATATGTACTTTAATTATAAAAACTTTGATTTGACCATGGACTTCTCCGGTGGGTCATTGGCTTCTTATAACCAAAACTGGGAAATGAGATGGCCTTACCAAAACGGCGGTAACCTTTTGGCCTACATGTACGATGACAGATGGCACCGAGAAGATCCCTACAACTTGGACAGTGAATGGATCCCAGGTGAAAACCCGCCATTGCGCTATAATGCAGGAGGCCACAGTAACTACAACAAGAATTCTACTTGGTGGCTGACCAATGTGAAATACATCAGGATGAGAACGGCTTCCATTGGTTATACCCTTCCACCTAAAGTATTGAGCAAATTGAAAATAGAGCGTGCGAGGGTTTATTTTACTACCTACAACTTATTCTCTATCGATAATGTCCACCAGTTTGGTATCGATCCGGAAGTAAGGGATGAGAACGGTTTGCAGTATCCGCAAAACGTGAACATGAACCTAGGGTTTAATTTGACCTTCTAA
- a CDS encoding RagB/SusD family nutrient uptake outer membrane protein: MKKIILSICACVALFTACNDEEFLTREPQDILLEEQVWESEDLVLSVLADLYNRIPDYQQLESWWNYTNFDEAFASNAGDYWRHQNQDYGYGDWGMWDYGFIRDLNLFIESAEAADQLDPNVKARFIAEAKFIRAMSYFEHVKRMGGVPLILESLEYDYSGDPTYLQYPRAKEHEIYDFVIEEMEAIKGDLPDGGTVSRATMGAALALEARAALYAASIANYGQTTPNVSLPGEEVGIPASMADGYYTTALRAAEELMGMGTYQLYNNDPDPAENFANIFLNKSANNEVIFAKDYLVQARTHYFTIETIPRSLREENTVGGKLNPSLNLVQSFELLDNTFAPLPTTDENGDPIYYENPEDIFAGRDPRLAGTVIFPGATFRGSPVDIWAGWKTEDGSLITSDQLGEEVNCQMVKMTS, encoded by the coding sequence ATGAAAAAAATCATATTAAGTATATGCGCATGCGTAGCCTTGTTTACTGCATGTAATGATGAGGAATTTCTAACCCGTGAGCCACAGGATATCCTGTTGGAAGAGCAGGTTTGGGAAAGTGAGGATTTGGTATTGTCTGTTTTGGCAGACCTGTATAATAGAATTCCCGATTACCAACAGCTGGAGAGTTGGTGGAACTACACCAATTTTGATGAAGCGTTTGCTTCCAATGCCGGTGATTATTGGAGACACCAAAACCAAGATTACGGGTATGGAGACTGGGGGATGTGGGATTACGGATTTATCCGTGACCTTAACCTCTTTATAGAGAGTGCCGAGGCGGCTGATCAGCTTGACCCGAATGTAAAGGCCAGGTTCATTGCCGAAGCCAAGTTCATTCGTGCGATGTCCTATTTTGAGCATGTCAAAAGAATGGGTGGCGTACCGCTTATTTTGGAGTCATTGGAGTATGATTATAGTGGCGATCCTACGTACCTACAGTACCCTAGGGCCAAGGAGCATGAAATCTATGATTTCGTGATCGAAGAAATGGAAGCCATCAAAGGGGACTTGCCTGATGGAGGCACCGTATCCCGGGCCACAATGGGCGCTGCATTGGCTTTAGAGGCCAGAGCAGCCCTATATGCCGCCTCTATTGCCAACTATGGACAGACTACGCCTAACGTGTCCCTTCCTGGCGAAGAGGTAGGTATTCCCGCTAGCATGGCAGATGGTTACTATACTACTGCCTTGCGTGCAGCAGAAGAGCTGATGGGTATGGGTACCTACCAGTTGTACAATAATGATCCAGATCCTGCAGAAAACTTTGCCAATATTTTCCTGAACAAATCAGCGAATAACGAGGTGATTTTTGCCAAGGACTATTTGGTGCAGGCCCGAACACATTATTTCACCATCGAAACCATTCCGAGATCCCTTCGCGAAGAAAACACAGTAGGGGGCAAGTTGAACCCTTCACTGAATTTGGTACAATCTTTTGAGCTATTGGACAATACCTTTGCGCCGCTGCCTACTACTGATGAAAATGGTGATCCTATTTATTATGAAAACCCTGAGGACATCTTCGCAGGCAGGGATCCAAGGTTGGCCGGTACTGTTATCTTTCCGGGCGCAACCTTTCGTGGCAGTCCGGTAGATATCTGGGCTGGATGGAAAACCGAGGACGGTAGCTTGATTACTTCCGACCAGTTGGGGGAAGAGGTGAACTGCCAAATGGTGAAAATGACCAGCTAG
- a CDS encoding RagB/SusD family nutrient uptake outer membrane protein, whose translation MEWSAQNGFYIRKFVDTQVGSGQRGTRSSVWWIRFRYAEVLLNAAEAAFELGDNAKAAQYMNEVRRRAGMPEDLAPSEITFDRIIHERRVELSFENHILWDYKRWRIAHQVWNGEAVPLTNDPSEAQAISTRVFGLNPYKVYAPGTPNHEKWVFEEFLPTPVFNPHRFRLGNYYSQIGDDVLNGNPKIVRNPNH comes from the coding sequence TTGGAATGGTCTGCACAGAATGGCTTTTATATCAGAAAGTTTGTGGATACCCAAGTAGGTTCAGGGCAGCGTGGAACAAGGAGTTCCGTATGGTGGATTCGTTTTCGCTATGCAGAGGTGCTGCTGAACGCCGCAGAGGCGGCATTCGAACTTGGTGATAATGCTAAGGCAGCCCAGTACATGAACGAGGTAAGGAGAAGAGCTGGTATGCCAGAGGACTTGGCTCCTTCCGAAATCACCTTTGATAGGATCATACACGAACGTAGAGTGGAGCTTTCTTTCGAGAACCATATCTTATGGGACTATAAACGATGGAGAATAGCACATCAAGTATGGAATGGTGAAGCGGTACCGCTTACCAATGATCCTAGCGAAGCACAAGCTATCAGTACCCGTGTATTTGGTCTGAATCCTTATAAAGTGTATGCACCGGGCACTCCTAACCATGAAAAGTGGGTGTTTGAGGAGTTTTTACCGACACCGGTATTTAACCCGCACCGATTCCGACTGGGGAATTATTATTCCCAAATCGGTGACGATGTACTGAACGGCAATCCGAAAATTGTCCGAAACCCTAACCATTAA
- a CDS encoding DUF3823 domain-containing protein: MKKNIKYLAGLCLMALGMSSCEYDNYDEPKLLLDGNIVYNGEPIGVSYNDVYFQLWEDGWQTFGNIGVAIDQDGSFSSLLFAGDYKLIVPADQGPFMNLTNPESGSDTIPLNLTGSMNMDIEVLPYYMIRNVDISGNSSEVTANFGLEQIITDANARGVNEVVLYLSKTAFVDGRTSISSARLGGGDIADMSSIQLSTEVPNMTPTQGYVFARVGLRIEGVEDMIFSSIERIDF; encoded by the coding sequence ATGAAAAAGAATATAAAATATCTTGCGGGACTTTGCCTGATGGCTTTGGGCATGAGTTCTTGTGAATATGACAACTACGACGAGCCTAAGTTACTTTTGGATGGCAATATCGTGTATAACGGAGAACCCATTGGCGTAAGCTATAATGACGTGTACTTCCAGCTATGGGAAGACGGTTGGCAGACCTTTGGAAATATTGGTGTGGCCATTGACCAGGATGGTTCATTCAGTTCCCTGTTGTTTGCAGGTGATTACAAGTTGATCGTCCCTGCAGATCAGGGACCGTTTATGAACTTGACCAATCCTGAATCAGGTTCTGATACGATTCCGCTGAACCTCACTGGCAGCATGAACATGGACATTGAGGTACTTCCCTATTATATGATCCGCAACGTGGATATTTCGGGCAATAGCAGTGAGGTGACCGCCAATTTTGGTTTGGAGCAAATCATCACTGATGCCAATGCCCGTGGTGTAAACGAAGTGGTACTTTACCTGAGCAAGACAGCCTTTGTGGATGGACGTACCAGTATCAGCTCTGCCAGGTTGGGCGGTGGAGATATTGCTGATATGTCCAGTATCCAATTGTCCACTGAGGTGCCGAACATGACGCCTACACAAGGTTATGTCTTTGCCCGAGTAGGGCTGAGGATAGAAGGAGTGGAGGATATGATCTTCTCATCTATCGAACGGATAGACTTCTGA
- a CDS encoding family 43 glycosylhydrolase, producing the protein MRPLVFIFLNVAAFLSMVGCSSSAQEPVPDPVDDDEDIQDQYTNPVWEPVLADPTVVKSGDTFYAYGTEDNWGDEGGYHLVPVIKSTDLIHWELVGDALSSKPTWKPEGGIWAPDVTKVGDQYFMYYSFSTWGDANPGIGLAIADSPEGPFEDYGKIFDSQSIGVNNSIDPFFYEEEGQKYLFWGSFRGLYMIKLTEDGKATVGKKVRVAGDHLEASYIFKKNGFYYLFGSYGSCCEGANSSYQVWVGRSEKLEGPYLDKAGNKLLDGHYGELVVKGNLGDSGFAGPGHNAEIATDKEGTDWLIYHGMLKSHPRTNNGTNRRTLLIDPILWKDGWPMLVRQEPSTKANDGPVF; encoded by the coding sequence ATGAGACCACTAGTATTTATCTTTTTGAATGTTGCCGCTTTTTTATCCATGGTGGGCTGCTCGAGCAGTGCTCAGGAGCCTGTTCCTGATCCTGTCGATGATGATGAAGACATCCAAGACCAATACACCAACCCAGTGTGGGAGCCGGTGCTAGCAGACCCCACGGTGGTGAAATCTGGAGATACTTTTTATGCCTATGGCACCGAAGACAATTGGGGCGATGAAGGTGGCTATCACCTGGTCCCCGTGATCAAATCAACAGACTTAATCCATTGGGAGTTGGTGGGGGATGCCCTGTCCTCCAAACCCACATGGAAGCCAGAAGGTGGCATTTGGGCGCCAGATGTCACCAAAGTAGGCGACCAATATTTTATGTACTATTCTTTTTCTACTTGGGGAGATGCCAATCCCGGGATTGGCCTGGCCATAGCGGACAGTCCTGAGGGACCTTTTGAGGATTATGGGAAAATTTTTGATTCCCAGAGCATTGGCGTAAACAATTCAATTGATCCCTTTTTTTATGAAGAAGAAGGTCAAAAATACCTGTTTTGGGGAAGTTTCAGAGGACTTTATATGATCAAGCTTACTGAAGACGGAAAGGCTACGGTGGGAAAGAAAGTCCGAGTAGCGGGCGATCACCTTGAAGCTAGCTATATCTTTAAGAAAAACGGTTTTTATTACCTTTTTGGCTCTTATGGTTCCTGCTGTGAAGGCGCCAATAGCAGTTACCAAGTCTGGGTGGGAAGGTCAGAAAAGTTAGAAGGCCCCTATCTGGACAAAGCAGGCAACAAGCTCTTGGATGGGCACTATGGAGAACTGGTGGTCAAGGGAAACTTGGGAGATAGCGGTTTTGCTGGACCCGGCCACAATGCAGAAATCGCCACCGATAAAGAGGGAACCGATTGGCTGATTTACCATGGTATGCTAAAAAGCCACCCACGGACCAATAATGGCACCAATAGAAGGACACTCTTGATCGATCCGATTCTCTGGAAGGACGGTTGGCCGATGCTGGTAAGGCAAGAACCAAGTACCAAAGCCAACGATGGCCCAGTATTTTAA